The Candidatus Acididesulfobacter guangdongensis region GTAACGAAGAGAATAAACGTAGGTAAATCTCCCTCGGGTATTGCTGTTTCTCCAAACGGGAAAATAGCCGTTGTAACAAATGCCGGAGGTTCTACATTTACTGTTATAGATATATCTTCATTAAATATTATAAGGACAATCCAGACTGGAAAAAATCCTACTTCGGTGGCATTCAGTCCTGCAGATTCGCCTAAACATTATATATATATAGCATCCGGAAAAGGTAACGCTATTTATGTATATAGGCAGAAAAATTTTGCATTTGTAAGAAAATTTAAAACGTTGACAGACCCCTCTTCAGTGGCGGTTACGCCCAACGGTATGATGCTTTTTGCGGTTAATTTTCAAAATAATGCCGTGACTATTTACAATGCCGTTCATTTTAATCATATAAAAACTATAAATCTTCCTAACGGACCCATTGCGGTAGCGGTCTCTCCAGACGGAACAGCCGCTCTGGTAACCATTACTTCTGCTTCAAGCGCCGCTTTCATAAGAATAAAAAAACCTGTAAGGATATATCCGGAAGTGACTGCCGCTTCTCCGGTAGTGCCTTCCGCAACGACATATCCTGCAACTACTTCAACTCAGCAGCCGGCTGCTGCAGTTTCTGCGAAAATTAATTATAGCAGTCAGCCTGCAGTTTCTTCGGAAGCGCCGGCTATTACGGCTCCGCCGTCGAATTATGTTCCTCAGCCTTTCGGCAAAGTTGCTACCGTTTATACCGGTAAAGGTCCGACTGCAGAAGCCATAACGCCTGACGGCAAATATCTTTATGTTATAAACACGCAGAGTTCTACCCTAAGTGTCATAGACGTTGCCAAAGATAAAGTCGTTAAGACGATAAAAGTCGGCGGTTATCCGGATGCCGTAAAAATTTCGCCGAACGGACATTATTGTTTTGTTGTTAATTCAAGTTCAAATACCGTAACCGTAATCTCAACCGGCAGATACTATTAATTTTAATTTTTTAATCCGGTTTAATTATATTAATTAAATTATATTTATATTAATTAAGGGCAGACGCCATTTTTCCATTTGTATTGGTATCTGCCCACTTTTTCATTAGACTATTTAATTAGACTAAGATATTAACCCAACTTCACCGCTTTTATTATTCTAAAATTATAACTCATGGATATTATTTATATTTTATTTTTTATTTTGTAGTCCCCATAGATATTTTTATTACCCCATGAATATAGTAATATCAATGTGCTGCTGATAATTATGGTGAAGTTTGGTTAATTCTGTAATAGAAAATATTTATGCATTTCTTTGCTCGGTTAAGCAAAATATAAGGAAAAGGTGTCAGATTAATTTTTTAGGTTAAGCAAAAGGAAAAGGTGTCAGATTTTATTTTTTTGCATATGGAGTAGCTCAATTAACAAAGAAAATATTTGCAAAAAAATTAATCTGACACCTTTTCCGAGATTTTCATCATAAATTCAAACATAGCGCTCTATGCCCATTTAAATAATATATTCCTTCCAATTTCCGCATGCTTTTCTTTAGCTTTCGGTTTAGCCTTTAGCCTTTGCTTTTTTTAATCTTTAGCCTTTATCTTCTATGTTTTCCGTTTTTATTTAACTAATATTTAAATTATCAGGCAATAATAATTCGTAATCTGATTAAAATCATAAATAATTCATAATGTGATTAAAATCATATTTATCTAAGATAAAATCGTCTAAAATGTATATTAGATGTTATAGCATAGCTGTAATATGCTTAGTTATTCAAAATATGATATGCAATAATTATCATAAAGATTTGCGGCGCAACAGCAGAGATTATAAGTCTAAAATTTCGATTTTATAAGCTAAATTTAGATTGTTCAAATTATATTGAATTATATTAAATTGCTTAGGTTATGCTATATTAAACAGCATTAAATTTTATTAAAAAGGAGAAAATTATCATGTTTTGTTTTCAATGTGAAGAAACTTTAGATTCAACCGGATGCATAAAAAGCGGAGTGTGCGGAAAAACCGGAGAGGTATCAAATCTGCAGGATTTACTGATTTATGACCTGAAAGGCATCGCTTTCTGGATGTCAAGGGCAAAAGCAGCCGGAAAAACGATTGACAGCGAAGATTATCTGTTTCTTTTACAGGGATTGTTTACAACGGTAACTAATGTAAATTTCGACCCTGAAAGAATAGTTGCGCTTATAAATAAATCACTAGAAATAAGAGACAAGTATAGAGTTAAAACGCTCAGCAATATGAATAGGCAAAATAACGATGAAAAAGACAGAACAGGTATTTCAAACAATTTTTCCGATGACGTTTCTTTTTCAGCTGCAATTTCAGCTGCAACGCCTGATTGCGCAGTATGGGAACCGTTAAGCAGGACTATTGAATCGTATAATAGCAAAGCCGAATCGGTCGGCATTAAAAATCCTTCCGATGATTTAGTCTCATTGAGCGAACTCTTAATGTACGGTTTAAAAGGAATGGCGGCTTATGCTTATCACGCTTATGTTTTAAACTATGCAGACAGTTCGATTAATGATTTTATCGTAAAAGCTTTAAACTATCTTGCAGAACAGCAAAAATGGAATGCCGACGGGCTGCTCGGTCTTGTTATGGAATGCGGCGAAAACGGCGTAAAGGTTATGGAATTATTAGATAGAGCAAATACGACGCACTACGGCGAACCTGTTCCGACGAAAGTCCTTAACGGAACTAAAAAAGGGAAATCGATATTAATCAGCGGTCATGATTTATTTGAACTTGAGGAATTGCTGAAACAGACGCAGGGGAAAAACGTTAACGTATATACTCACGGGGAGATGCTTCCGTCGCATGCGTATCCTTATTTTAAACAGTTTAGTAATTTTATCGGCAATTACGGCGGCGCATGGTGGGAGCAGCAGAGGGAGTTCAGCAATTTTAACGGTCCAATCGTTATGACTACAAACTGTATTCAAAAACCTTTAGATAAGTATAAAAATCGTATCTTTACAACAGATATGGTTGCTATGCCCGGTGTCAAGCACATAGATAATCATGATTTTTCTGAAGTTATTAAAGCTGCAGTTGAATCTGAAGATACTCCTGAAGATATAACAGGAGAAATAGACACGGGTTTTGCGCACAATACATTAGTCAGTTCTGCGGAAACTATACTTAATTTAGTTAAGGCGGGGAAGATTAAAAATTTTGTAGTTATGGCAGGATGCGATTCAAGCGACAAGGAAAGAAGCTATTACAGCGACCTGGCAAAAGGTTTGCCCGACGATTCGATAATACTGACCGCCGGCTGCGCAAAATACAGATATAACAGACTGGGTCTCGGCGATATAGAAGGTCTGCCGAGGGTTATAGATGCCGGACAGTGCAATGATTCCTATTCGTTAGTCGTTGCGGCTCTTAAACTCAAAGAGGCTCTGAAATTAAACGATATTAACGAGTTACCTATATTTTACGAAATTGCGTGGTATGAACAGAAAGCTGTTTTAGTACTTCTTGCGCTGCTGTACCTCGGAGTGAAAAACATAAGGCTGGGGTATAAACTGCCGGCTTTTTTGACCCCTAACGTTGTAAATATATTAGTTGAAAAATTTAATATAATGGGCGTGTCAAGCTTGGAGGAAAGCCTCGGTTATATAGGAGCAAACGCTGCAGTCTAATGCAATTTAAGTAATTTGCGTAATGTAATTTAATTATATTTTAATCCCTTTCTTTATTGAAAAATAAGGAAAGGGATTTTTTTTTCGGTAAATAAAATTTGAATATTTGCTGATTTAATATTATAATGTTAAATATTGTTTATTAAAAGCTCATGAAAAGTCTATTGTTCGCTAAATTTGTCAATAATGTCAAATTATAAGGTCAAATAATATTGTTTAAAAGAAATTTATACATTTTTTTTAAAGTATTTCCTTTTATTTTCTATATCCTCATTACCCAAAAAAGATTTATAATATTTGGAAAAAGAAGGGATTTATCCAACGCATATCATGTCAAAGTCGCCAGATGGATGACATCGCTGATAGCTTCGCTTGGACCTACTTTTATAAAATTGGCTCAGGTTATTTCGACAAGAGCGGATTTTTTGCCCCAGCAGTATCTTGCCCAGCTTGCAACGCTGCAGGATGAGGTTCCGCCTGTACCGTTTAAACTGATAAAGCCGATAATCGAAAAAGATTTCGGCAATAAACCGATAAAAGAAATTTTTGAAGAATTTAACGAAGAACCTTTTGCGGCGGCGTCTGTTGCGCAGGTTTACAAAGCCGTTTACAAAGGCAAACAGGTAATAGTAAAAGTTATAAGACCGGATATTGAAAAAAATGTCAGCAGCGATATATATACTCTTAAAAATGTTTTAAATTCTCTGAGGATTTTTTTTCCAGACAATAAATCTTTGCTTTCCATCTCTGTTGTTTTGAAAGAATTTGAAATTACAATTTATGAAGAAATGGATTTACTGCATGAAGTTAAAAATATTAAAGAATTTCAAGAATTTTCAAAAAAATTAAAATGGATAGTAATTCCAAATGTTTATACGGAATTAAATTCCAAAAATGTTTTGGTAATGGATTTTTATAAAGGCGTTAAGATTACGGACTTAGAAAGTCTTAAAAAAAATAATTTAGACCCGAAAGTCGTTTTAGACAGACTTATTGAATTTTACATATATCAATCGCTAATTCAAGGCGTTATCCACGCCGACCCGCATCCGGGCAATATATTGGTTGACGATAAAGGCAGGATAGTGCTGCTTGATTACGGTCTTGTAGTTCATATATCGGATGAAACAAAAGAAAACCTGATTAAAGCCGTACTTGCCGGTATTAAACAGAATATCCCGGGAATTATAGATGCGTATTATGCTCTTGGAATTATAAATAAAGAAGTTTCAAGGCAGCTGCTCGAAAAAGCTGCGGGCAGATTATATCAGGTGTTATCCCAGAAAGATATATCGAGCAGAAAGATACAGGATATTATAAACGATATTATGAAAAGCTTTTACGCTTTTCCGTTTGAACTTCCTCAAAATTTGGTATATATTTTTAAAACTGCGGCTGTTCTCGAAGGAATAGGAACGGCGATAGACCCTTCGTATAATCTGGTAAAAGATATAGTGCCGGTTGCAAAAAAATATATAAGCCATA contains the following coding sequences:
- a CDS encoding hydroxylamine reductase → MIMFCFQCEETLDSTGCIKSGVCGKTGEVSNLQDLLIYDLKGIAFWMSRAKAAGKTIDSEDYLFLLQGLFTTVTNVNFDPERIVALINKSLEIRDKYRVKTLSNMNRQNNDEKDRTGISNNFSDDVSFSAAISAATPDCAVWEPLSRTIESYNSKAESVGIKNPSDDLVSLSELLMYGLKGMAAYAYHAYVLNYADSSINDFIVKALNYLAEQQKWNADGLLGLVMECGENGVKVMELLDRANTTHYGEPVPTKVLNGTKKGKSILISGHDLFELEELLKQTQGKNVNVYTHGEMLPSHAYPYFKQFSNFIGNYGGAWWEQQREFSNFNGPIVMTTNCIQKPLDKYKNRIFTTDMVAMPGVKHIDNHDFSEVIKAAVESEDTPEDITGEIDTGFAHNTLVSSAETILNLVKAGKIKNFVVMAGCDSSDKERSYYSDLAKGLPDDSIILTAGCAKYRYNRLGLGDIEGLPRVIDAGQCNDSYSLVVAALKLKEALKLNDINELPIFYEIAWYEQKAVLVLLALLYLGVKNIRLGYKLPAFLTPNVVNILVEKFNIMGVSSLEESLGYIGANAAV
- a CDS encoding AarF/ABC1/UbiB kinase family protein → MFKRNLYIFFKVFPFIFYILITQKRFIIFGKRRDLSNAYHVKVARWMTSLIASLGPTFIKLAQVISTRADFLPQQYLAQLATLQDEVPPVPFKLIKPIIEKDFGNKPIKEIFEEFNEEPFAAASVAQVYKAVYKGKQVIVKVIRPDIEKNVSSDIYTLKNVLNSLRIFFPDNKSLLSISVVLKEFEITIYEEMDLLHEVKNIKEFQEFSKKLKWIVIPNVYTELNSKNVLVMDFYKGVKITDLESLKKNNLDPKVVLDRLIEFYIYQSLIQGVIHADPHPGNILVDDKGRIVLLDYGLVVHISDETKENLIKAVLAGIKQNIPGIIDAYYALGIINKEVSRQLLEKAAGRLYQVLSQKDISSRKIQDIINDIMKSFYAFPFELPQNLVYIFKTAAVLEGIGTAIDPSYNLVKDIVPVAKKYISHTPLGKKTTASGIIKTVFNEVKQFVMDTKRVMHAAYEEDFRVKIHPENISGLENFLIHVIKRLTMALIGGFIGLIAALIFIEDKNPYLLAGGLFAAFAVIFVAVSMPIKTTYGYSTLLDVFRHRR